The window CATCCCCATGTTCATCATCGGCCATGTCACGAAGGAGGGGACGGTGGCAGGTCCCAAAGCTCTGGAGCACATTGCCGATTGTGTGCTCTATCTGGAAGGGGAGCGTTACCATACCTATCGGCTGCTGCGTGGGGTCAAGAATCGCTTCGGCGCGACCCATGAGGTGGGGGTCTTTGAGATGCACGGGGAGGGCCTGCAGGAGGTCCCCAATCCGTCGGCTCTCTTTTTGTCCGAACGGCCCGGGGCCGCCAGTGGTTCGGCGGTGGTGGTGAGTATGGAAGGAACGCGCCCGCTGCTGGTGGAGGTCCAGGCTCTGGTGACTCCCAGCAATTTCGGAATCGCTCGCTGTACGGCCAATGGCATTGAGCATAATCGCCTGCTGATGCTGCTGGCAGTCTTGACTAAGCGGGTCGGCCTGGCCCTGGGCAATCACGATGTCTATACTAACGTGGTGGGTGGCTTCACGTTGGAAGAGCCAGCTGTTGATTTGGGAGTGGCTGCCGCGATCGCTTCGAGCTATCGCGACCGGCGTATCCCGCCCGACCTGGCCTTGATTGGCGAGGTGGGCCTCTCGGGAGAGTTACGCCCTGTCAGTCGCCTGGGACTGCGCGTCCGCGAGGCGGCGAAGCTGGGCTTCAAACGCTGCCTGGTCCCGGCCAGCGGACGCACGGAGCGGGTGCGCCGCGAGTTGGAGGGGGCGGGGCTGGCTGAGGAGTGCCGGGTCATTCCCGCCAGTACTCTTGCAGTTGCCCTGGAAATCGCGCTACACTAACCAGCAAAGGTGGCTCTTGTCCCGTGACTGGAGCATCTGCTGAGTTTAAAGAAAGGAGGTGAGCGTTTCGTGCCTTATCGTGGTTCTGGCCCCCAGAGGTCGATCGTTGCTCTTGATTCTGACCCGGGAAAACGGTATACTCTATAGCTGGCATGACGATTTTTGTGATTCGACGGGCGCGTTTCTGGCGGTTCAGCACAGCAGGCCAGGCCCTGTTATCCGGAATCATCGTTCTTGTCCGTCTCATTATCATCTATTCTGCTCCTGCCCGCATGCTTTACCTCACGCTGGCCCGTCGTCGGTGGTCAAACCTCTCACCCTTCTGGAGGCTGATGGGATGTCTGTTAATACAATCGCTCGCTGCATTGGGGCACTTTTGGCTGCCAGCGTCAGTTTCTTCGTCTTCTTTGTTGAGCATCCACTTGCAACACCCTTGCTTGAAAAGCTTGAGTGGTCTGCCGCAATTGCGTTTGCCTGCGGACTTATTGCCTTTGTGATTACTCCCTACGTGACCATTGTCCCCTATCGTTGGGTAAGTCACCAGCTGCGGACGGTGGCGGTCAGCGATCTGATCGCGGGTACCATTGGGTTGATTGTGGGCCTGCTGATCTCCGTGCTCTTTGGTATTCCGCTGGGAGCTTTGCCGGAGAACTGGGGGCATATTCTGCCTGTGGTGGCGGCCATCATCTGTGGTTATTTAGGGGCAATGGTGGCCGTCCTGCGCAAGAGCGAATTAGCGCATATGTTTCAGTCGCTCTTTCTGACACGCCGTCGGGAGCGGGAGGAGGAGCGTGAGCGCGAGCGCGAGCGTGAACGCGCGAAGGAGGCGGAGGCCCTGGCCAGCGCGGCGGGGCCGCAGATCTTGCTCGATACGAGCGCCATTATCGATGGTCGTATTGCTGATATCAGCCAGACGGGCTTTATCTTTGGGAAGCTGGTGGTGCCACGCTTTGTGCTCAACGAGCTGCAGCGGATTGCTGATTCAGCTGATACGCTCCGACGGAATCGCGGGCGGCATGGTCTGGAGATGTTGAATCGCTTGCAGAAGGATGCAACGGTGCCGGTGGAGATTATGGATACGGATATGGAGAGCAGCTCGGAGGAGGTCGATAGCAAGCTGGTAAAGCTGGCGCGCGCGCTCCATTGTCCGATTATCACCAACGATTTCAATCTCAACCGCGTTGCCGAGCTGCAGGGGGTGAAGGTTCTCAATATTAATGAGCTGGCGAATGCGGTGAAGCCGGTCCTTCTGCCTGGTGAGGAGATCGCGATTAAGATTATGCAGGATGGCAAGGAGCTGGGTCAGGGCGTAGGCTATCTGGATGATGGGACGATGATTGTCGTGGAGGGGGGCCGCCAGTATATGAATATGACGATCGATGTGACGGTGACACGGGTGATTCAGACGGTCGCCGGGCGTTTGATCTTCGCTTATCCAAAGCAGAGCAGCGGCAGTGCTACCTCCAGCAATCAGGGGCAGTCGACCGGCAAACAGCGTCAGGGCTAGCCTTGAGTAGGGAACTGGGGAGCGAAAAGACGGCAGCTCCCGGCCAGCTTCAAGTTCAAGGCCAGCGGGTCGCTGGAGCAGAGGCAGTTTGGCTTGGGTGAGAGCGACAAGAAAAAAGGGGGACCTGGCTCTCTCTGGCTGCCAGAGAACGTCATAGTAGATGTCGGGTAGGCACCAGTCAGACGGTGCCTCTCATTATAGGCGGAGGCGTTGGTGGATTATTGCTATGCAAGAACGAGCCGCTGTGGTAATTGTGGCTGCCGGCAGTAGCCGGCGTATGGCCGGTCGCGATAAGCTCTGGACCCCGCTGGCCGGGCGCTTGACGCTGGCCCGCACTGTCGATGCTTTTGAGTGTTGCCCGCTGATTAAGGCGATTGTCCTGGTGGTCCACCC is drawn from Thermogemmatispora onikobensis and contains these coding sequences:
- the radA gene encoding DNA repair protein RadA — its product is MPKSRTRFVCQQCGGEQTKWLGRCPDCGAWNTLEEVSLPEMPAAASAPQRRYALLTGAAATAGASAAPLVPQPLTQVKALSHERLSVGYAEMDRVLGGGLVPGSLTLVGGEPGIGKSTLLLQVSGHIAERVGPVLYVSGEESSEQIKMRAERLEITGERLYLLATVELEVICEAIARLKPALVVVDSIQTVFATHLTSAPGSISQVRECTLHLMQVAKSSHIPMFIIGHVTKEGTVAGPKALEHIADCVLYLEGERYHTYRLLRGVKNRFGATHEVGVFEMHGEGLQEVPNPSALFLSERPGAASGSAVVVSMEGTRPLLVEVQALVTPSNFGIARCTANGIEHNRLLMLLAVLTKRVGLALGNHDVYTNVVGGFTLEEPAVDLGVAAAIASSYRDRRIPPDLALIGEVGLSGELRPVSRLGLRVREAAKLGFKRCLVPASGRTERVRRELEGAGLAEECRVIPASTLAVALEIALH
- a CDS encoding PIN/TRAM domain-containing protein, whose amino-acid sequence is MSVNTIARCIGALLAASVSFFVFFVEHPLATPLLEKLEWSAAIAFACGLIAFVITPYVTIVPYRWVSHQLRTVAVSDLIAGTIGLIVGLLISVLFGIPLGALPENWGHILPVVAAIICGYLGAMVAVLRKSELAHMFQSLFLTRRREREEERERERERERAKEAEALASAAGPQILLDTSAIIDGRIADISQTGFIFGKLVVPRFVLNELQRIADSADTLRRNRGRHGLEMLNRLQKDATVPVEIMDTDMESSSEEVDSKLVKLARALHCPIITNDFNLNRVAELQGVKVLNINELANAVKPVLLPGEEIAIKIMQDGKELGQGVGYLDDGTMIVVEGGRQYMNMTIDVTVTRVIQTVAGRLIFAYPKQSSGSATSSNQGQSTGKQRQG